From the genome of Etheostoma spectabile isolate EspeVRDwgs_2016 chromosome 10, UIUC_Espe_1.0, whole genome shotgun sequence, one region includes:
- the LOC116697345 gene encoding protocadherin gamma-C3-like has protein sequence MTMGTDSKRRTREKCSFVFNIVLLLFLGKQAFAQIRYSIPEEVKEGHAVGNVAKDLGLEIPSLSDRRFRVVSESKETFFEVNSDNGALYVHKKIDREELCQGSGACLMELKILVENPLEMHYVIVEITDVNDHSPSFPEREQGFEIFEQTLPGKRFQLHTARDPDAGINSIRTYTLKSNEHFEVDIRQSDEDKIPFLVV, from the exons ATGACGATGGGGACAGACAGCAAAAGACGAACGAGGGAGAAGTGTTCTTTTGTCTTTAATATAGTATTACTGCTTTTTCTCGGAAAGCAAGCTTTTGCTCAAATAAGATACTCTATTCCAGAGGAGGTGAAAGAAGGACATGCTGTTGGAAATGTTGCGAAGGATCTTGGACTCGAAATCCCCTCGTTAAGTGACCGACGGTTCCGTGTTGTTTCTGAATCAAAGGAGACATTTTTTGAGGTAAACTCGGACAATGGGGCTCTGTACGTTCATAAGAAAATTGACAGAGAGGAGCTCTGTCAGGGCAGCGGTGCATGTCTAATGGAGCTAAAAATCCTTGTTGAAAACCCGTTGGAAATGCACTACGTAATTGTAGAAATTACTGATGTAAATGATCACTCTCCTAGTTTCCCTGAAAGAGAACAGGGATTTGAAATATTTGAACAAACGTTACCAGGAAAGCGATTTCAACTGCACACTGCTCGGGACCCCGATGCTGGAATTAACTCTATTCGTACATACACGTTGAAATCTAATGAACATTTTGAAGTAGATATCCGTCAAAGCGATGAGGATAAAATACCGTTTTTAGT TGTCTGA
- the LOC116697052 gene encoding protocadherin alpha-7-like, whose translation MGERGQRLRVNCWCVAGILLLCFGKRICAQLRYSVPEEVQVGSPVGNVAKDLGLDLSTLKDRRFRIVSGPNHALFLLNQNTGVLYIGKITDREELCDGIKVCLINLKIVVESPLEIHYVGVEITDVNDHSPTFPESEQRLEIAEHTPPGTRFQIHAARDPDVGTQSVRLYRLSSNEFFDIEIRDSEEDKIPFLVIKKPLDREQRAEHRLVLTALDGGSPSKSGSLNLTITVLDANDNRPVFSKDIYTVSLNENAPIGTLVLQLNASDLDDGSNSEIEYMFGKTQKKKVHDTFELDSVTGEIRVKGTVDFEDTEMYRLDLQASDKGQPPWTAESRVVIKIKDVNDNQPNIEVTSLSNVVPEDSKPGTVISLISVTDRDSGVNGKVICKILDNVPFDLTPSIEENMYSLVTKGRLDREIVSHYDITITATDCGEPPLSTVKTLSVQVSDVNDNRPLFSQDPFELYLEENNAPGASIFSVSAADNDLNENAAIAYHIVRGDGQHRDVTSFLNVNSDNGHISALKGFDFETLKTFQFQVVARPQILELRH comes from the coding sequence ATGGGAGAACGAGGACAAAGGCTCCGAGTGAACTGCTGGTGTGTTGCCGGGATTTTGTTGCTTTGCTTTGGGAAACGAATTTGTGCTCAGCTTAGATACTCTGTTCCAGAAGAAGTACAAGTGGGATCCCCTGTTGGAAATGTTGCCAAGGATTTAGGGCTTGACCTTAGCACTTTGAAAGACAGGCGGTTTCGCATTGTTTCGGGACCCAACCATGCACTGTTTCTGTTAAATCAAAACACTGGAGTGTTGTATATTGGAAAGATTACAGACCGCGAGGAGCTATGCGATGGAATCAAGGTTTGTTTGATAAACCTGAAAATTGTTGTAGAAAGCCCACTGGAAATACATTACGTTGGTGTTGAAATAACAGATGTCAATGACCATTCACCGACTTTTCCAGAAAGCGAACAACGACTGGAAATAGCAGAGCATACTCCTCCAGGTACTCGTTTCCAAATTCATGCAGCTAGAGACCCTGATGTCGGTACACAGTCAGTCCGGTTATATAGGTTGAGCTCAAATGAGTTTTTTGATATAGAAATCAGAGACAGCGAGGAGGACAAGATACCGTTTTTAGTAATTAAAAAGCCTTTAGATAGGGAGCAAAGGGCAGAACACCGTTTAGTGTTAACGGCTCTTGATGGAGGCAGTCCGTCGAAATCTGGGAGCCTTAATTTAACTATTACCGTGCTAGATGCAAATGATAATCGCCCTGTGTTCAGCAAAGACATATATACTGTGTCATTAAATGAAAATGCCCCGATAGGAACTCTTGTATTACAATTAAACGCTTCAGATTTAGATGATGGTTCTAATAGCGAAATTGAATACATGTTTGGGAAaacccaaaagaaaaaagtgcaTGACACATTTGAATTAGATAGCGTCACTGGTGAAATTCGAGTGAAAGGAACAGTGGACTTTGAGGACACAGAAATGTACAGACTAGATCTGCAGGCTTCAGATAAAGGCCAACCACCTTGGACGGCCGAAAGTAGAGTTGTGATAAAAATAAAGGATGTGAACGATAATCAGCCAAACATCGAAGTAACATCATTGTCCAATGTAGTCCCCGAGGATTCAAAGCCTGGCACGGTTATCTCCCTCATCAGTGTTACAGACAGAGATTCTGGGGTTAATGGCAAAGTTATTTGTAAAATCTTAGATAATGTTCCGTTTGATTTGACGCCATCCATTGAAGAAAACATGTACTCTCTTGTCACAAAAGGGCGTTTAGACAGAGAAATTGTGTCCCATTATGACATCACAATAACAGCTACCGACTGTGGTGAACCTCCACTTTCCACTGTTAAAACCTTGAGTGTCCAGGTGTCAGATGTAAATGACAACAGACCACTTTTCAGTCAGGATCCATTTGAACTTTATTTGGAAGAAAACAATGCCCCGGGCGCATCAATATTTTCTGTAAGTGCTGCTGATAATGATCTGAATGAAAATGCAGCAATAGCATACCACATTGTGAGAGGTGATGGGCAGCATCGCGATGTAACATCTTTCCTAAATGTAAATTCTGATAACGGACACATTTCAGCGCTAAAAGGTTTCGACTTTGAAACTCTGAAAACGTTCCAGTTCCAAGTTGTTGCCAGGCCACAGATTCTGGAACTCCGTCACTAA
- the LOC116696613 gene encoding LOW QUALITY PROTEIN: protocadherin alpha-C2 (The sequence of the model RefSeq protein was modified relative to this genomic sequence to represent the inferred CDS: inserted 2 bases in 2 codons), whose translation MAHQIRVLFRSGYVSVFLCLSAILNIVSTVNHYSVPEEMEEGSVVANLATDLGIDVKTLKGRKMRVDVVGNKKYIDINKDTGELFIFERIDRELLCPXKTCFLKLDATIENPIRMFNIEVEITDINDNAPHFRRGTMHLDISESSPVGERFSLNNAADPDVGTNSVKNYYLSTSEHFSIEIQTGRDGTKFADLILKKALDREQQAVHNLILTAVDGGVPTRTGTASIIVRVLDVNDNTPSFDKDIYIVDVMENSPIGSLVVKLNATDLDEGSNSDIVYSYSLYTSERTQQMFNLNPENGEIRVKEMINYEDLKLYEMEVIASDKGXNSLSGQCKLTIQVTDMNDNHPEISIKSFQSPIKENEPIDTVIAVVSVSDKDSGDNGVVDLHIPDNMPFKLRESSDNYYELVVSEPLDREKVPEYDITFTVTDRGSPPLSDNETMTLELLDVNDNVPQFPQSFYTIRVMENNAPGALLSSLTAFDPDLHENQYLVYFILEKEIANTSMSMLFSINPENGNLYALKTFDYEIEKEFLFHIEARDSGSPPLSSNVTVHILIVDQNDNAPVIVSPWRAHGSVVEEKIPRSTDKGSLVAKVIALDTDSVHNSRITYQFLQVTDATLFSLDQYNGEIRTMRMFSYRDPRHQRLVVVAKDNGEPALSATVTIKLSTVETVVKAHSDMTEVPLEYDIFSDLNLYLVIGLGSVSFLLLITILVTIVLKCQKPKPSKAAPPCRNSVISERNSTIADSTLVSNDAYWYSLFLAETRKGKLVVRQPVPKGSRYIVSSLPRGTGLTDTSDSAASTLQGSTSSSSGST comes from the exons ATGGCGCATCAGATCCGAGTGTTGTTCAGGAGCGGGTACGTTTCCgtatttctctgtctttctgccaTCCTGAACATAGTATCTACCGTCAACCATTATTCTGTTCCCGAAGAAATGGAGGAAGGCTCTGTCGTTGCTAATTTAGCAACTGATTTGGGAATAGATGTGAAGACGCTAAAGGGAAGGAAAATGCGCGTAGACGTTGTAGGCAATAAGAAATACATCGATATCAACAAAGACACAGGAGAGCTGTTTATCTTTGAAAGGATAGACAGAGAGTTGTTATGCC TGAAGACGTGCTTTCTGAAATTAGACGCTACAATTGAAAATCCAATACGAATGTTTAATATCGAGGTGGAAATCACGGATATTAACGACAACGCTCCTCATTTTCGACGGGGGACGATGCACCTGGACATCTCTGAATCAAGCCCCGTTGGAGAGAGATTCTCATTGAATAATGCTGCAGATCCAGATGTTGGAACGAATTCTGTGAAAAATTACTATCTGAGCACAAGTGAACATTTCTCCATTGAAATTCAGACTGGGCGAGATGGGACAAAGTTTGCTGACTTGATTCTGAAAAAAGCTTTAGATAGAGAGCAGCAGGCTGTTCATAATCTAATACTCACTGCTGTGGACGGTGGAGTGCCCACGCGCACAGGTACAGCCAGCATCATTGTTCGCGTGCTTGATGTGAACGACAACACCCCTTCATTTGACAAAGACATATATATCGTAGATGTAATGGAAAACTCCCCGATAGGCAGTCTAGTAGTAAAACTAAACGCCACTGATTTAGATGAAGGCTCAAATTCCGACATTGTTTATTCATATAGTTTATATACATCAGAGAGAACGCAACAGATGTTTAACTTGAATCCAGAAAATGGTGAAATCAGAGTGAAAGAGATGATAAATTATGAAGATTTAAAGCTTTATGAAATGGAGGTTATTGCTAGTGATAAGG CTAACTCCCTTTCTGGACAGTGTAAACTGACAATACAGGTGACAGATATGAATGACAACCACCCAGAAATATCCATCAAATCATTTCAAAgtccaataaaagaaaatgaaccgATAGACACAGTGATAGCAGTAGTTAGTGTCAGCGATAAAGACTCAGGTGATAATGGAGTGGTTGATCTCCATATTCCAGATAACATGCCTTTCAAACTGAGGGAGTCCTCTGATAACTATTATGAATTAGTGGTGTCAGAGCCATTAGACCGTGAGAAGGTTCCAGAATATGACATCACGTTCACCGTGACAGACAGAGGTTCTCCTCCTTTATCTGATAATGAAACTATGACGTTAGAGCTGCTGGATGTGAATGACAATGTCCCACAGTTCCCTCAGTCATTTTATACTATACGTGTAATGGAGAATAACGCACCTGGGGCCTTGCTCAGTTCCCTCACTGCGTTTGACCCTGACCTCCATGAAAACCAGTATCTAGTTTATTTCATCCTAGAGAAGGAGATAGCCAACACCTCCATGTCCATGCTGTTCTCCATCAATCCAGAGAACGGTAATCTTTACGCACTAAAAACCTTTGACTATGAGATCGAGAAGGAGTTTCTTTTCCACATCGAGGCCAGAGACTCTGGCTCTCCTCCACTCAGCAGTAACGTGACGGTCCACATCCTCATTGTGGACCAGAACGACAACGCTCCTGTTATTGTTTCTCCGTGGCGCGCGCACGGCTCGGTGGTGGAGGAAAAGATCCCCAGATCCACCGATAAAGGCTCTCTGGTTGCCAAGGTGATAGCCTTAGACACCGACTCGGTGCACAACTCTCGGATTACCTACCAGTTCCTCCAGGTGACTGACGCCACCTTGTTCAGTCTGGACCAGTACAACGGAGAGATCCGGACTATGAGGATGTTCAGCTACAGAGACCCGCGCCACCAGCGGCTGGTTGTTGTTGCCAAGGACAACGGGGAGCCTGCTCTCTCTGCTACAGTCACCATCAAGCTGTCCACAGTGGAGACTGTCGTTAAGGCCCACTCTGACATGACTGAGGTGCCTCTGGAATATGACATCTTTTCAGACCTAAACCTGTATCTGGTCATCGGTCTGGGCTCGGTGTCGTTCCTCCTGCTGATCACCATATTGGTCACCATCGTGCTCAAGTGTCAGAaacccaagcccagcaaagcggCTCCTCCCTGCAGGAACAGTGTGATCAGTGAGAGGAACTCCACCATCGCAGATTCCACTCTGGTCTCCAACGATGCCTACTGGTACAGTCTGTTCCTAGCAGAGACCCGGAAAGGAAAGCTGGTGGTTAGACAGCCTGTGCCAAAGGGCTCCAGATACATCGTGTCCAGTTTACCAAGAGGCACAGGACTGACAGACACTAGTGACTCAGCAGCTTCCACTCTGCAG GGttccaccagcagcagcagcggttCGACATAA